Proteins encoded by one window of Azospirillum brasilense:
- a CDS encoding class I SAM-dependent RNA methyltransferase has product MKRPAPKPRPSPRSAAPRTAEVTVTEVGARGDGIASFEDAKLFVPLTVPGDRVRVAVKEAANAKGDGLRADLLEILEPGPGRATPPCSHFGTCGGCTLQHMEDAAYAAWKVGLVQGALARVGLGDTPLEPLSRTPPAARRRARFAALKRGRRVWLGFNERMSHRLTDLTECPVLRPGLFALVEPLRGLLLSVLPDGSGCDVIATDLEGGIDLVLVGPRSLDRAARERLVAFGEAEGVARISWQADERGTSEPIAHRRPLAVSFAGLPVTPPPGAFLQASAEGEAALVTAVLANIGEPKRVADLFAGLGTFAVPLAQRAAVHAVEGDAPALAALNKAAGALRLTTERRDLFENPLTAKELARFDAVVFDPPRAGAAAQAQALAGSKVPRVVAVSCNPATFARDARTLVDGGYVLSRVYPVDQFLWSAHVEVVGVFSRP; this is encoded by the coding sequence GAGGTCGGCGCCCGCGGCGACGGCATCGCCAGCTTCGAAGACGCCAAGCTCTTCGTGCCGCTGACCGTCCCCGGCGACCGCGTGCGGGTGGCCGTGAAGGAGGCCGCCAACGCCAAGGGAGACGGTCTGCGCGCCGACCTGCTGGAGATCCTGGAGCCCGGCCCGGGACGCGCCACGCCGCCCTGTTCCCATTTCGGAACCTGCGGCGGCTGCACGCTCCAGCATATGGAGGACGCCGCCTACGCCGCCTGGAAGGTCGGGCTGGTGCAGGGGGCCCTGGCCCGCGTCGGGCTGGGCGACACGCCCTTGGAGCCGCTGTCGCGGACGCCACCGGCCGCCCGCCGCCGCGCCCGCTTCGCCGCGCTGAAGCGGGGGCGCCGCGTCTGGCTCGGTTTCAACGAGCGGATGAGCCACCGGCTGACCGACCTGACGGAGTGTCCGGTGCTGCGGCCCGGCCTGTTCGCCCTGGTGGAGCCGCTGCGCGGGCTGCTGCTGTCGGTTCTGCCGGACGGCAGCGGCTGCGACGTGATCGCCACTGACTTGGAGGGCGGGATCGACCTCGTGCTGGTCGGGCCGCGCAGCCTGGACCGCGCGGCGCGGGAACGGCTGGTGGCCTTCGGCGAGGCGGAGGGGGTGGCCCGCATCTCCTGGCAGGCGGACGAGCGTGGCACATCGGAGCCCATCGCCCACCGCCGTCCGCTGGCGGTGTCCTTCGCCGGACTGCCGGTCACCCCGCCGCCCGGTGCCTTTCTCCAGGCGAGCGCCGAGGGGGAGGCCGCCCTGGTCACCGCCGTGCTCGCCAACATCGGGGAGCCGAAGCGGGTGGCCGATCTGTTCGCCGGGCTGGGCACCTTCGCGGTCCCGCTGGCCCAGCGGGCGGCGGTCCATGCGGTGGAGGGGGACGCCCCGGCGCTGGCCGCGCTGAACAAGGCGGCGGGGGCGTTGCGCCTGACCACGGAGCGGCGCGACCTGTTCGAGAACCCGCTGACGGCGAAGGAGCTGGCGCGGTTCGACGCGGTGGTCTTCGACCCGCCGCGCGCCGGCGCCGCCGCCCAGGCGCAGGCGCTGGCCGGGTCGAAGGTGCCGCGGGTGGTGGCGGTGTCCTGCAACCCCGCGACCTTCGCCCGCGACGCCCGGACGCTGGTGGACGGCGGGTACGTGTTGAGCCGCGTTTACCCCGTGGACCAGTTCCTGTGGTCCGCCCACGTCGAGGTCGTCGGGGTGTTCAGCCGCCCGTAG
- a CDS encoding class I SAM-dependent rRNA methyltransferase, which translates to MTDTPTTPVKYRAIHLQAGRQRRVLHGHPWVYSNEVQMDTAAKAIPPGSPVRLLDPGGTPLGIATFNPHTLIAARMLSSDPATVVDHAFLAGRLRRAVAMREALFDRPYYRVVHAEADGLPGLIVDRYGDVVTVQANSVFMDQRIDAILAAIDEVLAPRAVILRNDSTQRALEGLPEESRLVKGEIDGPIRLEENGATFFADPLGGQKTGWFYDQRDNRAFIAKLAKGKRAIDFFSYNGGFGVLCAVEGASSVVSVDRSQGALDNATRAAEANGVADRFEARRADAFNELERLNAEGETFEVVIADPPAFVKSKKDLAVGCRAYRKMTRLAAKITAPGGFLLCASCSHNVDPPTFAEQVARGLHDAGRTGRILRSAGAGPDHPVHPHLPESAYLKAIVMQLD; encoded by the coding sequence ATGACCGACACCCCCACCACCCCCGTCAAGTACCGGGCGATCCATCTGCAGGCCGGCCGCCAGCGGCGCGTCCTGCACGGCCACCCCTGGGTCTATTCCAACGAAGTCCAGATGGACACGGCGGCCAAGGCCATCCCGCCGGGCAGCCCGGTGCGCCTGCTGGACCCCGGCGGGACGCCGCTGGGCATCGCCACCTTCAACCCGCACACGCTGATCGCCGCGCGGATGCTGTCCAGCGACCCGGCGACAGTGGTCGACCACGCCTTCCTCGCCGGGCGGCTGAGGCGCGCGGTGGCGATGCGCGAGGCGCTGTTCGACCGGCCCTACTACCGCGTCGTGCACGCGGAGGCCGACGGGCTGCCGGGGCTGATCGTGGACCGCTACGGCGACGTGGTGACGGTGCAGGCCAACAGCGTCTTCATGGACCAGCGCATCGACGCCATCCTGGCCGCCATCGACGAGGTGCTGGCCCCGCGCGCGGTCATCCTGCGCAACGACAGCACCCAGCGCGCGCTGGAAGGGCTGCCGGAGGAAAGCCGGCTGGTGAAGGGCGAGATCGACGGCCCGATCCGGCTGGAGGAGAACGGCGCCACCTTCTTCGCCGACCCGCTGGGCGGGCAGAAGACTGGCTGGTTCTACGACCAGCGCGACAACCGCGCCTTCATCGCCAAGCTGGCGAAGGGCAAGCGGGCCATCGACTTCTTCAGCTACAACGGCGGCTTCGGCGTGCTCTGCGCCGTCGAGGGCGCGTCGTCGGTGGTGTCGGTCGACCGCTCGCAGGGGGCGCTGGACAACGCCACCCGCGCCGCGGAGGCCAACGGGGTGGCCGACCGCTTCGAGGCGCGCCGCGCCGACGCCTTCAACGAGCTGGAGCGGCTGAACGCCGAGGGCGAAACGTTCGAGGTCGTCATCGCCGACCCGCCGGCCTTCGTGAAGTCCAAGAAGGACCTCGCCGTCGGCTGCCGCGCCTACCGCAAGATGACCCGTCTGGCCGCCAAGATCACCGCGCCGGGCGGCTTCCTGCTCTGCGCGTCGTGCAGCCACAACGTCGACCCGCCGACCTTCGCCGAGCAGGTCGCCCGCGGCCTGCACGACGCCGGGCGGACCGGGCGCATCCTGCGCAGCGCCGGGGCCGGGCCGGACCACCCGGTGCACCCGCATCTGCCGGAGTCGGCCTATCTCAAGGCCATCGTGATGCAGCTGGACTGA
- the ccoN gene encoding cytochrome-c oxidase, cbb3-type subunit I, with product MTSATLTPGAALGSQRVSENVRYYEDAVRLFVIAAVFWGVVGFLAGVFIALQLAFPALNLGLEWTSFGRLRPVHTSAVIFAFGGNVLFATSLYSVQRTSRQFLFGGEGLAKFVFWNYNIFIVLAALSYVLGYTQGKEYAEPEWILDLYLTVIWVLYAIQFIGTVMTRKESHIYVANWFFMAFILTVAILHIGNNVNVPVSLTGMKSYPFVSGVQSAMVQWWYGHNAVGFFLTAGFLGIMYYFVPKRAERPVYSYRLSIVHFWTLIFLYIWAGPHHLHYTALPDWAQTLGMTFSVMLWMPSWGGMINGIMTLSGAWDKLRTDPVLRFLVTSVAFYGMSTFEGPLMSVKPVNALSHYTDWTIGHVHSGALGWVAFISFGAIYYLVPVLWKRSQLYSLRLVSYHFWTATIGIVLYITAMWVSGIMQGLMWRAYDNLGFLQYSFVETVAAMHPFYVIRALGGVLFLAGALIMVYNLWRTAKGDVRIEKPYASAPHKAAVGAA from the coding sequence ATGACATCAGCGACTCTGACGCCAGGGGCCGCCCTGGGCAGCCAGCGGGTGTCGGAAAATGTGCGTTATTACGAAGACGCCGTCCGACTCTTCGTCATCGCTGCAGTGTTCTGGGGCGTCGTCGGCTTCCTCGCCGGCGTCTTCATCGCGCTGCAGCTCGCTTTTCCGGCGCTGAATCTCGGCCTTGAGTGGACGAGCTTCGGGCGCCTGCGGCCGGTCCACACCTCGGCCGTGATCTTCGCGTTCGGCGGCAACGTCCTGTTCGCCACCTCGCTCTACTCCGTGCAGCGCACCAGCCGCCAGTTCCTGTTCGGCGGCGAGGGCCTCGCGAAGTTCGTCTTCTGGAACTACAACATCTTCATCGTCCTGGCGGCGCTCAGCTACGTGCTCGGCTACACCCAGGGCAAGGAGTATGCGGAGCCGGAGTGGATCCTCGACCTCTACCTGACGGTCATCTGGGTCCTCTACGCCATCCAGTTCATCGGCACGGTGATGACCCGCAAGGAGTCGCACATCTACGTCGCCAACTGGTTCTTCATGGCGTTCATCCTGACCGTCGCGATCCTCCACATCGGCAACAACGTCAACGTCCCGGTGTCGCTGACCGGGATGAAGTCCTACCCGTTCGTCTCGGGCGTGCAGAGCGCCATGGTGCAGTGGTGGTACGGCCACAACGCGGTCGGCTTCTTCCTGACCGCCGGCTTCCTCGGCATCATGTACTACTTCGTTCCGAAGCGCGCGGAGCGGCCGGTCTATTCGTACCGCCTGTCGATCGTGCACTTCTGGACGCTGATCTTCCTCTACATCTGGGCCGGCCCGCACCACCTGCACTACACGGCCCTGCCGGACTGGGCGCAGACGCTGGGCATGACCTTCTCGGTCATGCTGTGGATGCCGTCCTGGGGCGGCATGATCAACGGCATCATGACCCTGTCGGGTGCCTGGGACAAGCTGCGCACCGACCCGGTCCTGCGCTTCCTCGTGACGTCGGTGGCCTTCTACGGCATGTCGACCTTCGAGGGCCCGCTGATGTCGGTGAAGCCGGTCAACGCCCTGTCGCACTACACCGACTGGACGATCGGCCACGTGCACTCCGGTGCGCTCGGCTGGGTGGCCTTCATCTCCTTCGGCGCGATCTACTATCTGGTCCCGGTCCTGTGGAAGCGCTCGCAGCTCTACAGCCTGCGTCTGGTCAGCTACCACTTCTGGACCGCCACCATCGGCATCGTGCTCTACATCACCGCCATGTGGGTGTCGGGCATCATGCAGGGCCTGATGTGGCGCGCCTACGACAACCTCGGCTTCCTCCAGTACTCGTTCGTCGAGACGGTCGCGGCCATGCATCCCTTCTACGTGATCCGTGCTCTGGGCGGCGTGCTGTTCCTGGCTGGTGCCCTGATCATGGTCTACAACCTGTGGCGCACGGCCAAGGGTGACGTCCGCATCGAGAAGCCCTATGCCTCCGCCCCGCACAAGGCGGCGGTCGGTGCGGCCTGA
- the ccoO gene encoding cytochrome-c oxidase, cbb3-type subunit II, whose protein sequence is MAEEKKGFSHDTIERNTLLLIVLILITVSIGGLVQIVPLFTIESTIEKVDGVRPYSPLELAGQNIYYREGCYNCHSQQIRPFRDEVERYGHYSLAAESMYDHPFQWGSKRTGPDLARVGGKYSHDWQVAHLVDPRAVVPESIMPGYAWMKDRPLKYTDIQDHMKTLRIVGVPYTDEQIASAKADLEAQKNPDADTAGLMKRYPKAVVANFTGNKGVTEMDALVAYLQVLGTMVDFTKYQSPKQLQQ, encoded by the coding sequence ATGGCTGAGGAAAAAAAGGGCTTTAGTCACGACACGATCGAGCGGAACACGCTTCTGCTCATCGTCCTGATCCTGATCACCGTGTCGATCGGCGGCCTCGTCCAGATCGTCCCGCTGTTCACGATCGAGTCGACGATCGAGAAGGTGGACGGGGTTCGTCCCTATTCGCCGCTCGAACTGGCCGGCCAGAACATCTACTACCGCGAAGGCTGCTACAACTGCCACAGCCAGCAGATCCGTCCGTTCCGCGATGAGGTGGAGCGTTACGGTCACTACTCGCTGGCCGCGGAAAGCATGTACGACCATCCCTTCCAGTGGGGCTCCAAGCGCACCGGTCCGGACTTGGCCCGCGTGGGCGGCAAGTACTCCCACGACTGGCAGGTCGCCCATCTGGTCGATCCGCGCGCCGTGGTGCCGGAGTCGATCATGCCGGGCTACGCCTGGATGAAGGATCGTCCGCTGAAGTACACCGACATCCAGGATCACATGAAGACCCTGCGCATCGTCGGCGTCCCCTACACGGACGAGCAGATCGCCAGTGCCAAGGCCGACCTCGAAGCGCAGAAGAACCCGGACGCCGACACGGCCGGTCTGATGAAGCGCTACCCGAAGGCCGTCGTGGCCAACTTCACGGGCAACAAGGGCGTCACCGAAATGGACGCGCTGGTGGCCTACCTGCAGGTCCTGGGCACCATGGTGGACTTCACCAAGTACCAGTCGCCCAAGCAGCTCCAGCAGTAA
- a CDS encoding cbb3-type cytochrome c oxidase subunit 3, translated as MDLDSITVALRSFWTVWLALLFTGIVVYAMWPGNRGKFEDASRIPLKEDGQEF; from the coding sequence ATGGATTTGGATTCGATCACTGTCGCCCTGCGGTCCTTCTGGACCGTCTGGCTGGCCCTGCTCTTCACCGGCATCGTGGTCTACGCCATGTGGCCAGGCAACCGGGGCAAGTTCGAAGACGCCTCCCGGATCCCGCTCAAGGAAGATGGTCAGGAGTTTTAG
- the ccoP gene encoding cytochrome-c oxidase, cbb3-type subunit III, with protein MAQKEKDALSGVETTGHEWDGLRELNNPLPKWWLYIFYVCIAWSLVYYVLYPAWPLGKSYTKGLLGYSQREELVQKVADGKKAQEKYLTAIAATSVEDIQKNKDLLAFAMAGGRSYFNENCAACHGAGGQGAKGFPTLADDVWLWGGTTADIYKTIQHGIRADDGDTRGTVGIGMTAFGKDGILNRDQIGQVAEYVLSLNKRSTDAAAAEKGKTVYDENCAACHGENAQGSLAVGMDVGAPPLVTANWLYGGDKATLVQTITNGRAGVMPAWSKRLDDATIKSLAVYVHNLGGGK; from the coding sequence ATGGCACAGAAAGAAAAGGACGCCCTTTCCGGCGTCGAGACCACCGGCCACGAGTGGGACGGCCTGCGGGAGCTGAACAACCCCCTGCCCAAGTGGTGGCTGTACATCTTCTACGTCTGCATCGCGTGGTCCCTCGTCTACTACGTGCTCTACCCGGCCTGGCCGCTGGGCAAGAGCTACACGAAGGGCCTGCTCGGCTACTCGCAGCGCGAGGAGCTGGTGCAGAAGGTCGCCGACGGCAAGAAGGCCCAGGAAAAGTACCTGACGGCCATCGCCGCGACCTCCGTCGAGGACATCCAGAAGAACAAGGACCTCCTTGCCTTCGCGATGGCCGGCGGCCGGTCCTACTTCAACGAGAACTGCGCGGCCTGCCACGGCGCCGGCGGCCAGGGCGCCAAGGGCTTCCCGACGCTCGCCGACGACGTGTGGCTGTGGGGCGGCACCACCGCCGACATCTACAAGACCATCCAGCACGGCATCCGTGCGGATGACGGCGACACCCGCGGCACCGTCGGCATCGGCATGACCGCCTTCGGCAAGGACGGCATCCTGAACCGCGACCAGATCGGTCAGGTCGCCGAGTATGTCCTGTCGCTGAACAAGCGCTCGACCGACGCCGCCGCCGCGGAGAAGGGCAAGACCGTCTATGACGAGAACTGCGCCGCCTGCCATGGCGAGAACGCGCAGGGCTCGCTCGCGGTCGGCATGGACGTCGGCGCCCCGCCGCTCGTCACGGCCAACTGGCTCTATGGCGGCGACAAGGCCACGCTGGTCCAGACCATCACGAACGGCCGCGCCGGCGTGATGCCCGCCTGGTCGAAGCGTCTGGACGACGCGACGATCAAGTCGCTGGCCGTCTACGTCCACAACCTGGGCGGCGGCAAGTAA
- the ccoG gene encoding cytochrome c oxidase accessory protein CcoG — protein MSATTEQPPPRIDRLDGDALERPVPAAGDAPAAAPPKAPRRAARSMYQKHAKVYPKAVHGTFRRIKWAALAVLLAIYYVLPWVRWDRGPNAPDQAVLLDLANRRFYLFFVELWPQQIYYLTGALILAALGLFLATSLAGRVWCGYACPQTVWTDLYVWVERLVEGDRGERIRLDQGPWTARKAGRKVLKNLIWLLIAVATGGAWIFYFTDAPTLLGEMLRFEVSSTALGFIGLFTATTYLLAGFAREQVCTYMCPWPRFQSAMIDEDSLIVTYQDWRGEGRSLLRKSQSWEERKAEGLGDCIDCFNCVQVCPAGIDIRDGLQMQCIGCGLCIDACDEIMTKVGRPTGLITFDTQTNQVAVATGGQPVPFRLLRPRTILYTLMMLVIAGGIGVGLLLKPGLDISVLRDRAPLFVALSDGSVRNAYTFKISNMTRDPRAYTLAVSGVAGASLSVAGDGQDEQAGTQRLTADPDMVATYRIFVTAPRTGLQGASQPLTFRLTSADGEVATYDSVFMGPAN, from the coding sequence ATGAGCGCGACCACCGAACAGCCGCCGCCCCGTATCGACCGATTGGACGGCGATGCCTTGGAACGCCCGGTTCCGGCCGCCGGTGACGCGCCCGCCGCCGCCCCGCCGAAGGCGCCGCGCCGCGCCGCGCGCTCGATGTACCAGAAGCACGCCAAGGTCTATCCCAAGGCGGTGCACGGCACCTTCCGCCGCATCAAATGGGCGGCGCTGGCGGTTCTCCTGGCGATCTACTACGTGCTGCCCTGGGTCCGCTGGGACCGCGGGCCGAACGCCCCCGACCAGGCGGTGCTGCTCGACCTCGCCAACCGCCGCTTCTACCTGTTCTTCGTCGAGCTGTGGCCGCAGCAGATCTATTACCTGACCGGCGCGCTGATCCTGGCGGCGCTGGGCCTGTTCCTGGCGACCTCGCTGGCGGGCCGCGTCTGGTGCGGCTACGCCTGCCCGCAGACGGTGTGGACCGACCTCTATGTCTGGGTCGAACGGCTGGTCGAGGGTGACCGCGGCGAGCGCATCCGCCTCGACCAGGGGCCCTGGACCGCCCGGAAGGCCGGGCGCAAGGTCCTGAAGAACCTGATCTGGCTGCTGATCGCTGTGGCGACCGGCGGCGCCTGGATCTTCTACTTCACCGACGCGCCGACCCTGCTGGGCGAGATGCTGCGCTTCGAGGTGTCCTCGACCGCGCTCGGCTTCATCGGCCTGTTCACCGCCACCACCTATCTGCTGGCCGGTTTCGCGCGGGAGCAGGTCTGCACCTACATGTGCCCGTGGCCGCGCTTCCAGTCGGCGATGATCGACGAGGACAGCCTGATCGTCACCTACCAGGACTGGCGCGGCGAAGGCCGCAGCCTGCTGCGCAAGTCGCAGAGCTGGGAGGAGCGCAAGGCCGAGGGGCTGGGCGACTGCATCGACTGCTTCAACTGCGTCCAGGTCTGCCCCGCCGGCATCGACATCCGCGACGGGCTGCAGATGCAGTGCATCGGCTGCGGCCTGTGCATCGACGCCTGCGACGAGATCATGACCAAGGTCGGGCGGCCGACCGGCCTCATCACGTTCGACACCCAGACCAATCAGGTGGCCGTCGCCACCGGCGGGCAGCCGGTGCCCTTCCGCCTGCTGCGCCCGCGCACGATCCTCTACACGCTGATGATGCTGGTCATCGCCGGCGGCATCGGCGTCGGGCTGCTGCTGAAGCCGGGGCTGGACATCAGCGTCCTGCGCGACCGCGCCCCGCTGTTCGTGGCGCTGTCCGACGGGTCGGTGCGCAACGCCTACACCTTCAAGATCTCCAACATGACCCGCGACCCGCGCGCCTACACGCTGGCGGTTTCCGGGGTGGCGGGGGCCAGCCTGTCGGTGGCCGGCGACGGCCAGGACGAGCAGGCCGGCACCCAGCGCCTGACCGCCGATCCGGACATGGTGGCGACCTACAGAATTTTCGTGACCGCGCCGCGCACCGGTTTGCAAGGCGCCTCCCAGCCCCTTACCTTCAGGCTTACCTCGGCCGATGGTGAGGTGGCGACCTATGACTCCGTCTTCATGGGGCCGGCCAACTGA
- a CDS encoding FixH family protein: MTLSTDAGTRRTPPRRTGRQPGWYIPWIFVAGFAVVIAVNGVMLHFALSSWTGVQTEQHFMKGLKYNEDLAGARAQAERGWKVTTDFTATEAQKGILALTLHDKYGNLLKDAEVKVAFIRPTSEGHDVRLDLPYLGEGRFAAPVALPLPGQWDLRVEIHHATGDYQDEKRLFVK; encoded by the coding sequence ATGACGCTGTCCACCGACGCCGGAACCCGCCGCACCCCGCCCCGCCGGACCGGCCGCCAGCCCGGCTGGTACATCCCCTGGATCTTCGTGGCCGGCTTCGCCGTCGTGATCGCGGTCAATGGCGTGATGCTGCACTTCGCCCTGTCGAGCTGGACCGGTGTCCAGACCGAGCAGCATTTCATGAAGGGCCTGAAGTACAACGAGGATCTGGCCGGCGCCCGCGCCCAGGCCGAGCGCGGCTGGAAGGTCACCACCGACTTCACCGCCACCGAGGCGCAGAAGGGCATCCTGGCGCTGACGCTGCACGACAAATACGGCAACCTGCTGAAGGACGCCGAGGTGAAGGTCGCCTTCATCCGCCCGACCAGCGAGGGCCACGACGTCCGCCTCGACCTGCCCTATCTGGGCGAGGGCCGCTTCGCCGCCCCGGTGGCGCTGCCGCTGCCCGGCCAGTGGGACCTGCGCGTGGAAATCCACCACGCCACGGGTGATTACCAGGACGAAAAGCGCCTCTTCGTCAAGTAA
- a CDS encoding heavy metal translocating P-type ATPase, producing the protein MTVCLHCGQEHPEGTGTTASDGAGPFCCTGCAAAYDLVRGLGLERYYERRCVDPAARPLRPDGEAPPLDYAPHAKHAEDGTASLHLMVDGLQCAACVWLIETALARQPGVTHARLNMTTRRLSVTWREAETDANTVVDTIARIGYRAVPFDPERLGDAQAKTEKELLRSLAVAGFGASNVMLLSVSVWAGHATGMGSATRDLMHWLSALICMPAIAYALRPFARSAFQALRRGRTNMDVPITIGVLLATSMSLFETINSGQHAYFDGAMMLLFFLLIGRYLDQRARGRARSAAEQLLGLHATSVTVLSEDGRSAIVPPDQVSPGSTILVAVGERVAVDGTVADGVSDLDTALITGETVPGSVRPGDRVFAGMLNLTAPLRVTVTAVGEGTLLAEIVRLMEVAEQGRAKYVAIADRVSRHYAPVVHVAALGTFLGWLLLGGLPWQDSLMNAVAVLIITCPCALALAVPVVQVIASGRLMRQGILLKTATALERLAVIDTVVFDKTGTLTEGRPVPQLDGVAEDDLRLAAALAGASRHPLARALTSALPNVPVATGVREVPGAGLALDGPDGEIRLGSRAFTGAPDTAEDAAGPELWLARPGAAPVRITFLDAPRADAAAVVRGLKARGLDVRLLSGDRRGAVAAVAAQLGIEDWRAGQTPADKTAVLDALAAEGRKVLMVGDGLNDAPALAAASVSMSPSTAVDVSQTAADVVFQGRRLRPILEALEVSRRSGRLVRQNFAIALVYNLFAVPIAMAGMLTPLLAALAMSSSSLIVIANALRLSRGAVTKDLTDDRASLSDRDRAEPGADGPGGVPVGSQVRAV; encoded by the coding sequence ATGACCGTCTGCCTCCACTGCGGGCAGGAGCATCCCGAGGGCACCGGCACCACCGCCTCCGACGGCGCCGGCCCCTTCTGCTGCACCGGCTGCGCGGCGGCCTACGACCTCGTCCGCGGGCTCGGGCTGGAACGCTATTACGAGCGGCGCTGCGTCGATCCCGCCGCCCGGCCCCTGCGCCCGGACGGCGAGGCGCCGCCCCTCGACTACGCCCCCCACGCCAAGCACGCCGAGGATGGCACCGCGTCGCTGCATCTGATGGTGGACGGGCTGCAATGCGCGGCCTGCGTCTGGCTGATCGAGACGGCGCTGGCCCGCCAGCCGGGGGTGACCCACGCGCGGCTGAACATGACCACGCGCCGCCTGTCGGTGACGTGGCGCGAGGCCGAGACCGACGCCAACACGGTGGTCGACACCATCGCCCGCATCGGCTACCGCGCCGTCCCCTTCGATCCGGAGCGGCTGGGCGACGCCCAAGCGAAGACGGAGAAGGAGCTTCTGCGCTCGCTGGCCGTCGCCGGCTTCGGGGCCAGCAACGTGATGCTGCTGTCGGTGTCGGTCTGGGCCGGTCACGCGACGGGCATGGGCTCCGCCACCCGCGACCTGATGCACTGGCTGTCGGCGCTGATCTGCATGCCGGCCATCGCCTACGCCCTGCGCCCCTTCGCGCGCTCCGCCTTCCAGGCGCTGCGGCGCGGGCGGACGAACATGGACGTGCCGATCACCATCGGCGTCCTGCTCGCCACCAGCATGAGCCTGTTCGAGACGATCAACAGCGGCCAGCACGCCTATTTCGACGGCGCGATGATGCTGCTGTTCTTCCTGCTGATCGGCCGCTACCTCGACCAGCGGGCGCGCGGCCGGGCGCGCTCGGCGGCGGAGCAGCTTCTCGGCCTGCACGCCACCTCGGTGACCGTGCTGAGCGAGGACGGGCGCAGCGCCATCGTCCCGCCGGATCAGGTCAGCCCCGGCTCCACCATCCTGGTGGCGGTGGGCGAGCGGGTCGCGGTCGACGGCACGGTGGCCGACGGCGTGTCCGACCTCGACACCGCCCTGATCACCGGCGAGACGGTGCCGGGCAGCGTGCGCCCCGGCGACCGCGTGTTCGCCGGCATGTTGAACCTGACCGCCCCGCTGCGCGTGACCGTGACCGCGGTGGGGGAGGGCACGCTGCTGGCCGAGATCGTCCGGCTGATGGAGGTGGCGGAGCAGGGCCGCGCCAAATACGTCGCCATCGCCGACCGAGTGTCGCGCCATTACGCCCCGGTCGTCCATGTGGCGGCGCTGGGCACCTTCCTGGGCTGGCTGCTGCTCGGCGGGCTGCCCTGGCAGGATTCGCTGATGAACGCCGTCGCCGTCCTGATCATCACCTGCCCCTGCGCCCTGGCGCTTGCCGTGCCGGTGGTGCAGGTGATCGCCAGCGGGCGGCTGATGCGGCAGGGCATCCTGCTGAAGACCGCCACGGCGCTGGAGCGGCTGGCCGTCATCGACACGGTGGTCTTCGACAAGACCGGCACGCTGACCGAGGGGCGCCCCGTCCCGCAGCTCGACGGCGTGGCCGAGGACGACCTGCGCCTCGCCGCCGCGCTCGCCGGGGCCAGCCGCCACCCGCTGGCCCGCGCCCTGACCAGCGCGCTGCCCAATGTTCCCGTTGCCACCGGTGTGCGCGAGGTTCCCGGCGCCGGCCTCGCCTTGGATGGTCCTGACGGAGAAATCCGGCTGGGCAGCCGCGCCTTCACCGGCGCGCCGGACACGGCGGAGGACGCCGCCGGGCCGGAGCTGTGGCTGGCCCGTCCCGGCGCCGCCCCGGTGCGCATCACCTTCCTCGACGCGCCGCGCGCCGACGCGGCGGCGGTGGTGCGCGGGCTGAAGGCGCGCGGCCTGGACGTCCGTCTGCTGTCCGGCGACCGCCGCGGCGCCGTGGCCGCCGTGGCCGCGCAGCTGGGCATCGAGGACTGGCGGGCCGGCCAGACGCCAGCCGACAAGACCGCCGTTCTCGACGCGCTCGCCGCCGAGGGGCGCAAGGTGCTGATGGTCGGCGACGGGCTGAACGACGCACCGGCGCTGGCCGCGGCCAGCGTGTCGATGTCGCCGTCCACCGCCGTGGACGTCAGCCAGACCGCCGCCGACGTGGTGTTCCAGGGCCGCCGCCTGCGCCCCATCCTGGAGGCGCTGGAGGTGTCCCGCCGCTCCGGGCGGCTGGTGCGCCAGAATTTCGCCATCGCGCTGGTCTACAACCTGTTCGCGGTGCCCATCGCCATGGCGGGCATGCTGACGCCGCTGCTGGCGGCGCTGGCCATGTCCTCCTCCTCCCTGATCGTTATCGCCAACGCCCTGCGGCTCAGCCGCGGCGCGGTGACCAAGGACCTGACCGATGACCGAGCTTCTCTATCTGATCGCGATCGCGCTGAGCCTGGGGCTGATGGGCCTGGGGGCGTTCCTGTGGGCTCTCAAGTCCGGGCAGTTTGA
- the ccoS gene encoding cbb3-type cytochrome oxidase assembly protein CcoS, protein MGLGAFLWALKSGQFDDLDGAAHRILFDDEPPRPNAEPSSPPKGR, encoded by the coding sequence ATGGGCCTGGGGGCGTTCCTGTGGGCTCTCAAGTCCGGGCAGTTTGACGATCTCGACGGGGCGGCCCACCGCATCCTGTTCGACGACGAGCCGCCGCGCCCGAACGCCGAGCCGTCGAGCCCGCCGAAGGGGCGCTGA